In Pseudomonadota bacterium, the sequence CGTGGACCAGGCCTCCACCTTGCCGGCGGTCTCCTTCGACTTGCCCGCGACCGACAGCTTGAGCGCGAGCCCGAGCAGCTTCTGCGAGGCCTCGGGCGACATGTTCTCCTGCATCGGGATCGCCGCGATCTTCGCCTGGAGCTGGAGCATGGGCATGAACTTCTTCATGAGCTGCGCCATCCGCGGATCCTTGAGCACGACGTTCTTCGCGTGATCTTCGATCACCTCGGTCGCGATGCGCGTCGTGTCTTCCTTGACCTTCTTCTTGTATTCGTCGACCCCGCCCGCAGCGAGCGCCTTGAACCCGAGCTTGACCTTGTTCAGGAAGCCGGAGGTCGCCTTTTCCGCGATCTTGTCAGTCTGCTCCTTGACCGGCTTGGCCTTCAGGATCGCGCCGATCAGCTTCTTGAGCTCTGCGGCCACCTTCGGGTCGGCGGCCATCTTGAAGCCGAGCTCGGAGGCGAGCTTCTCGGTGAGCTCGGCGACCTTGGCCGACGCCTGCTTGCCGAGCCAGCTCGCGACCTGCTCCTCGGCCTCCTGGACCTCGGGCTCCTCGGCCGGGGCGCCGGCGTCCGCCGCCGCGGTCGCGGGCTTGCCCTTGTCCTGGCCCTTGACGTCGGGCTTCTTGCTCGAGCAGCCGAGAGCGACGACGACGAGCGCGGCCGCGACGAACCAAACGAATCGTTTCGAATGCATCCGATCCTCCTGAGTCCGTACTTGAGGGAGACAGTCTAGCGATGGACGGCGGGAGGGGGAAGGGTATTCGTGAGGTTCACTTCGAGGCCGCGCGCGCGCAGCGGAAACCGCCGGAGTCGCCGCGGCCGAAGGAAGGACGGTACGCGCGTGTACGCGTACGAACCCCTATGTCCGAGTTGCTATAACCTCCCCCTCGTAGGATCACAGCTCGGCTCTTCGTCCCCCCACGGGTACTCGTTGTTCTGTCCGCGACTGCGCGCTGCGTACTCCCACTCCGACTCCGATGGCAGGCGCGCGTCGATCCACGCGCAGTACACCTCGGCTTCGTACACGTTGACGCAGTTCACCGGGTGGTCGTCCCGGCCCCACCACAGCCAGTTGCAGTTCGAAAGCACGCTGTCGCCTTCGACCGCAACGAACGGCTCCGTGCAGACGTCGGCGAGAACGCACTGTGCATACTGAGATGTCGTTACCTCGGTAATCATCATCTCGAATGCAGGCACGGTGACGTCGTGTGCGGGGGTCTCCGAGTAAGAAGCCGGGGACAACGAACTTTCGGAGCCTTGCAGAAACGTTCCTCCGTCAAGCAGAGCCCAAGATAGCGGCGTGGGATCATCGTAGTCCGCGGGTGTCATCGGCGTTCCTGCGTCACCGTCAATGTCCGTGTCTGTGTTTGTGTCAGTGTCAGTGTCGGCATCGGTGTCGCTGTCGGAGCCTGCGTCCACACACGCGTCCGGCCCGCCGTCGATCGGCGCGCCGTCGTCGCTGCAGGACGAGAGCGTCGCGGCGAGCGCACATGCCGCGATGACCGTGCACCGATAACGGCTCGTCGGCGCGATGGTGTGCGGCAAGTCGGCTCCTTTCGAGGGCGGCTCTCTCAAATGTGCCGATCATACCATGCCCGGACGTGGGCGGCGTGGACGGCGCCTATCGACCGTTCGCGTCCTTTGAGGTGCCAATTTGGCACCTCAAACGCTCGACGATTTTCGCCATTTCTCCTCGTCGGCCGAGATCAGGATTCCTCTCGGCGAAAACCGATGCCCCGCTTCGGCTTGACAGGCGGCTCCATCAGCCCGCGGATCGCCTCGAACACCACTCGGAACTGCGCGTCGTACCGCCTCTCCAGCGCCTCGAGCTTCCGAGCCAGCCCTGTATCGGTTCGCAGTATCTCCCGAAGCTTCACGAAGGCCCGCATGATCTCGATGTTCACGAGCGCGGCACGTTCGCTCTTGAGCACGCTCGACAGCATCGCAACACCCTGCTCGGTGAAGGCGTAGGGCAAGTACCGGCGTCCCCCGCGGCGACTCAACAGAGGGAATCGGTTTTCGGAGTCGACGAATCCATCGTGTTTTGAGGTGCCAATTTGGCACCTCAAACGTTCTGCTTCCTCATCGGTGAGTTGGAACATGAAATCTATCGGAAACCGGACAGCGTTCCTCTTTACCGCCCTGTTCAGCTCCTTCGTCTCGACGCCGTAGAGAGTGGCCAGATCCGCGTCGAGCATCACCCTTTGGCCGCGCAGGATGAAGATGACTTGCTCGATGCAACCCACTACGGCGAGATCTTGCTCGTTCATCGGCTACCTCTCGGCACCTGTATCGGCCGCTTTCAGGAAAAGTTTCCGAAAAAGAGCAGAAACGGCCCCCTTGGATCCGCACGACGCCTTTTCTCGAGGGGGATGGGGAAGCGGTTTGGCCGAAGCCCCTATCTACTTCCCGCCCGCAGCGGACACTTCGGCGACCGCCTTGCGCGCGGCGTCGATCAGCGGCTGGGCGGAGATCGGCGCGCCGACCGCGGCCTGCATCCAGGCGTTCGGCGTGATCGATCCGAGCTTGCACATGCGCTCCATCTCGCCCGCGAGCCCCTTCTCGGCGAAGTGCCGCTCCATCTGGAACTGGATGAGGAACCCCATCGGGTAGTCGGGGATGTAGAGCCCGGCGTCGATGATGTGCGAGTAGATCGCGAGCAGCGCGACGTCGCGCACGCCGAAGACGTCGGCGTAGAACTCGTTCCACACGCCCTTCGCGATCTCGATCATCGCCTCGCGCAGCTCGGCGGGAGTCGCCTCGGGGTGGGCGTACATCCAGTCCCAGATCCGGATGTCGACCATGCCCACGCCTGAGATCTCGTAGGTGCTCCAGAACGCGTCGAGCGTGAGGAGCGACCGGTCGAGCGGGCTCGGCTTCTGGAGGCCGAGGTTCTCGACGTCCTTGGCCTGGAACGCGAACGCGAAACCCTCGGTGAACGCCGTGTTCGGCGTCCCGTAGAGGAGGTAGTGGTCCACGCGGTTCAGCGAGAAGACCTGCTCGACGTTGTGGCCGAGCTCGTGCATCGCGATGTTGTACCCCTTGTAGTTCATGCCGCCGGCGGGCACGCGGGTGCGCAGGTGCGCGCCGTCCGCACGCCGCTCCGCCCCCATCGCGTGGCCCGCGCCGCGCGCGGGATCGACGACGATCTTGCCCGCGAGGAACGCCGCGGTCGCCTTGTCGAACCCGAGCCGCCCGAGGATCTTCGGCAGCTTCTTCTGGAACGCGCCGATGTCCGGGTACGCCCTCTTCACCGCGGCGTCGAGCTCCGCCTCCGAGCGCCCGCCGCGCGGCGTGAAGCCGTCGTACCAGACGTCGAACGGCTCGAGCGGGCGGCCGAGGCGCTTCGCGACGAGCGCGGCGACCTCCTTGACGGCGGGCGAGCGCAGCACGTCGGCGAGCAGCTTCTCGACCTCCGCCTTCGGGATCTGGCGCTCGAGCTCGAACTTGCGGGCGACGTGCGAAGGCGTCGACGGCGTGAACGGATCCGCTCCCCTCTCGGCGCGGAACACGTCGAGCAGCCGCGCGTACCGCGTGTCCGGCTCGCGCGCGGGGTCGATCGCGGCGCCCGCGGCGAGGGGGACCGCACCCTCGTCGATCTCGGCGGCGGGCGTCGGCGCGAGCTTGCCGCCCTGCACGTCCCAATCGACGCGCGGGTCGTTGACCACGGCCGCCGGGATCTCCTGGGCGACGATCCTCTCCATCACCGCGCGGATCAGCCGCTGCTTCGGCAGGCCGTCAGCGACCGCGTACTGCGCCTTGAGCTCGTCGCGCAGCCCCCAGTGGCTGATCAGCTTGAGCCCCTTCGGGAACGGGCGCGTTCCGTCGGGCAGGAGGAGGTTGTGCATGTAGACATCGTAATCGTTGATGTACGAATC encodes:
- a CDS encoding ORF6N domain-containing protein; the protein is MNEQDLAVVGCIEQVIFILRGQRVMLDADLATLYGVETKELNRAVKRNAVRFPIDFMFQLTDEEAERLRCQIGTSKHDGFVDSENRFPLLSRRGGRRYLPYAFTEQGVAMLSSVLKSERAALVNIEIMRAFVKLREILRTDTGLARKLEALERRYDAQFRVVFEAIRGLMEPPVKPKRGIGFRREES
- a CDS encoding formylglycine-generating enzyme family protein; this encodes MPHTIAPTSRYRCTVIAACALAATLSSCSDDGAPIDGGPDACVDAGSDSDTDADTDTDTNTDTDIDGDAGTPMTPADYDDPTPLSWALLDGGTFLQGSESSLSPASYSETPAHDVTVPAFEMMITEVTTSQYAQCVLADVCTEPFVAVEGDSVLSNCNWLWWGRDDHPVNCVNVYEAEVYCAWIDARLPSESEWEYAARSRGQNNEYPWGDEEPSCDPTRGRL